A region from the Vicia villosa cultivar HV-30 ecotype Madison, WI linkage group LG3, Vvil1.0, whole genome shotgun sequence genome encodes:
- the LOC131662572 gene encoding uncharacterized protein LOC131662572: MQFFGGSEISPSPPAPTASGNNGHMLYVFNRNGICLLYREWNRPLHTLDAQQDHKLMFGLLFSLKSLTAKMDPTSAEKGNLGVPQLPGQGCSFHSFRTNTYKLSFMETPSGIKIILVTHPRTGDLRDSLKYIYNLYVEYVVKNPLYTPGSPIRSELFNTTLDQYVRGIA; encoded by the exons ATGCAATTCTTTGGTGGTTCTGAGATTAGTCCGTCGCCGCCTGCGCCGACTGCTTCAGGAAACAATGGCCATATGCTGTATGTTTTCAATAGAAATGGTATATGTTTGCTTTATAGAGAGTGGAATCGCCCCTTGCATACGCTGGATGCTCAACAAGATCATAAGTTGATGTTTGGTCTGCTCTTCTCACTCAAGTCGTTAACTGCCAAGATGGATCCCACTAG TGCCGAGAAAGGGAACCTTGGTGTGCCTCAGTTACCTGGTCAAGGTTGTTCATTTCACAGTTTTCGCACTAATACATACAAACTTAGTTTCATGGAAACTCCTTCTGGAATAAAG ATTATCTTGGTAACTCATCCTAGAACTGGTGATCTCCGGGATTCCTTAAAGTATATCTACAATTTGTATGTTGAATATGTTGTCAAGAATCCACTCTATACACCCGGATCTCCTATCAG GTCCGAGCTGTTTAATACAACATTGGACCAGTATGTGAGAGGCATTGCATAA
- the LOC131659344 gene encoding auxin-responsive protein SAUR71-like, with the protein MDFVKKCKIVLRSNKSMKKQKDNPKKPPHGCLCVYVGAERQRFIIKIKILNHHLFKSLLEDVENEYGYGNNGPLWLPCDVNIFCEALMEIKSAMSDMGCNFHTVATTHYLEIPMYQECQR; encoded by the coding sequence ATGGATTTCGTGAAGAAGTGTAAGATAGTATTGAGAAGTAACAAGAGCATGAAGAAGCAAAAAGATAATCCTAAGAAACCACCACATGGTTGTCTTTGTGTCTATGTTGGAGCTGAGAGACAGAGATTCATAATaaagatcaaaatattgaatcatCATTTGTTCAAGTCACTTCTAGAAGATGTTGAGAATGAATATGGATATGGAAACAATGGTCCTCTATGGCTTCCTTGCGACGTTAACATTTTCTGTGAAGCACTTATGGAGATAAAAAGTGCTATGAGTGACATGGGTTGCAATTTTCACACAGTAGCTACTACTCATTACTTGGAAATACCAATGTACCAAGAATGCCAAAGGTAA